The Acidobacteriota bacterium nucleotide sequence TCGTAGGGGAGGGAAGTGATTGATGGAACAGGGAGGTCGCGGGAACGGAGAGGCGCCTGCCGGCCTCGGGGGCGTCCGCCGGCGGACGCGGGGCCGTTACGCGGTCGCCGCGGCGTTACGGACGCGCGGTGACCGCGTCAGGTCGGGGAGCTCAGGGCCGGGACGCGCCGTCGCAGGGGGGGCATCCCTTGTCGAAGGCGATCTTCCACTTTCCGTCCGGCTCACGCCGCCAGATGGAGCTGAAGGTCCCGATCCTCTTGCCGTCCGGGTCGAGGACGGGGCCCGTGCTCAGCGCGAGGGTGCCGGAGTCGAGGACCTCGACCTGTTCGGGCGCCCACGAGAAGGGGGCCTTCGGCTCCTCGAAAAACTTCTTCCAGGCGGCGGCCACCGCGGGCTTGCCGCGCTGCACGCTCTTCCCCCCGAAGAAGACGGCCTCGTCGGCGACGAAGGACGTGAAGGCGTTGTGATCCCGGGCCGCCATCGTGGCGGCGAAAGCCATCTCGGTGGCCCTTACCTCGAGCGCCAGCTCCTGGTTCGTCTCGGCGATCGGCAGCCCCATCGAGGCGCAGGCGGTCAGCGCCAGGGCGAGCATCGTCGTTCTCTTCATCGCGTGATCTCCATGAGCCCGCTCGTCAGTTCTTCGCACCCGCGTCCACCGCGAAGTTCGCCCGGCGCAGGATCGGATCGCCTCCGGCGCCGGTGACCTTCACCTGAAAGGTGTACAGACCCGGCTGAAGGCGTCCCGGTGGGATCGTGGCGAAGCTTCCCTCGCAATCCTTCGCCGGCTGGGCGGGGCTCCCCATCTGGAGCGGAGGGAACGCGGCGACGACCGAATCGCCCGAGATGATGCTGCGGGACACGTCGAGGCGCCCGGCGGCCGGGTCCGTGGAACCGGCCGCCGGGGGCGGGCACACGATCGCGTAAATCAGCGCCGCCTCGCGGGCGTCGAACCGGCGTTCGCTCTTCGGCACGAAGCCGTGGCCGCTGCCCGAGTCCTGAATGCCGACGGAAACGGCGTCGGCCGCGACGAGGTAGTCGCCGATCGTCGACGTCCAGAGGAGAACGTCGCCCACGACGCCCGGCGCCTTCGCCTTCACCGGGAGAGGGGTCTCGGCCCCTCCGATCTCCCAGCTCGCCCCATCGAGGACCGCCACGGTGAGGTCGTAGCTCCCGGGCTGCAGGACGCAGCCGGCCTCGTAGACCAGGTGTCGCGACGCCGTGGTCTCGCCCGGCTCG carries:
- a CDS encoding nuclear transport factor 2 family protein — translated: MKRTTMLALALTACASMGLPIAETNQELALEVRATEMAFAATMAARDHNAFTSFVADEAVFFGGKSVQRGKPAVAAAWKKFFEEPKAPFSWAPEQVEVLDSGTLALSTGPVLDPDGKRIGTFSSIWRREPDGKWKIAFDKGCPPCDGASRP